A stretch of DNA from Vibrio sp. ED004:
GATTAACACGCACCACTGGCACTCAGACAGTCTCAAGTTCAGCAATGTAAAAGCCAACCGCGATTTAACTGCCATGCTGTACAACACACCTGCGATGGTTCACTTAACAAGAGATGAAGCTTTATCGAGCTCAAGCCCAAGGCTTAAGGCATTGAAGCACTATCAAGACGGCTTTGAGCCAATACACAGCTTGCTATGGGACAAGGCGCTCGTAGATTTCGACTGGCTAGACAAAAACGGTGATGTTCAACAAACCGTGTTCAGTGACGGAAGTAAGATCATCGCGAATTTCTCTGACCAAACGTTTAGCCAAAACGGCGTCACAATACCAGCGACGTCTATCAAAGCTATGTTGAGCAATGGACAAGTCGTTGAATGGAATCCAACGCTGAATTGATTAGGTTCGTGCTCTCGTCCTAATGTCAGGTCTTAATATTCAGTTCTTTAGCTCTTTGTTTCCCATAATTTTCTGTTTAGATGCTAAAGAACTGAGGGCTCTGAATCACTTCGATAGACTAGACGAACGCTACTTGTTCTTCTCACTGAGGAATGCCGTTAGTAAGTAGTCAATAAACACCTTTTTTCGTTTGGGCATGAGCTGTCTATCGGCGTACACCAAGCTTACCGAGACTTGTGGCATGTCGTATTCTGGCAACAAGTGCACCAACCGGCCTGATTTAAAATGTTCTCGACAGATGAACTCAGGGAGCACTGCAAGCCCTAACCCATCGACACATGCTGTCAAACACGCGGTAATGGTATTCACCTTCAGTTGGCTTGGCAGCTCGATATACTCAGACTCCCCATCATCAAGCTGCAACTTCCATTTGGGTAAACGTGCCGCTTTATTCGAGACCTCAATCATACGAAATGGTGACTTGAGATCCTTGGGAGTCTTAATTTCACCAAATTGCTCTAAATATTTAGGGCTCGCGACCAATACACGCCCTGAAGTCGTCAAAAACCGAGACACCAAACTGGAGTCTGCCAACTCACCGATTTGCGCGTAAAGATCGATGCCTTCACCAATAATATCGACTTCTCGGTTAGTCAGTTCCAAGTTCATCGTCACATTCGGGTATTCAAGTAAAAAACTATGGATGTATTTGGCGAGAACTTGATGTCCCAACTCGACAGGCAACACCACATTTAAAGGGCCACGAATCAGATCTTGATTAGCAGAAACCTCTAGCTCAGCTTGGTTCATAATCTCGTGCATTTGCATGCTCGACTGATAGAAGCGCTCACCTTCCGGTGTTAATACCAAACTTCGTGTCGAACGAGTGATCAATCTCACACCTAGGTGCTGTTCTAGCTCAGCCAGTTTTCGACTGACGGTCGACTTCGTCATGTTCAACGCTTCAGCTGCGTGTGTAAAACTCCCACAATCAACCACTTGTGTAAAAACAGTGACCGCATTTAAATCCATCCGACCTCCACAAACTCGCCATTAGTAAGATTTTTGCAACAGTGTTTCCCTTTTTTCCTATCTTATCAATCAATGACTTTCATTTACAATTCGTTACATCTAAATAAAAACAAAATGAGAAAATAGAAATGACAGAGAACAACAACGCTTCGCAATCAGTAAGCACAAAAAAACGTAAAAAAGCACCGCTTATTGCTACTGCGATCATGCTGTCATTAGGTTTAGCTGGCGCTGGATATTGGTATGGCTACGGCCAGTATTTTGAATCGACCGATAACGCCTACTTACAAGGCGACATCACCAATATTAGCCCTAAAGTGTCTGGCTATATTGTTAAGTCTTACGTGAGTGATAACCAATCGGTGAAAGAAGGCGACTTATTGGTTCAAATTGATGACCGTGATTACCAAGCCGCCCTTGCTCAAGCTAATGCCCATTTATCCGTCGTACAATCCGACGTAAAGAACTTAATCGCTCAACAGACGTTACAACGTAGCAAAATTAACCAAGCAGAAAGTGGTGTCGATTCCGCAGAAGCGGAATATGAACGTGCTATCCAACAAGTACAGCGCTCTCGCAGCTTGTTGAAACGCAATTACGCTTCTCAAGATGAAGTCGATAGCATGGTTGCTCAACAAAAAGTGACACTTGCTGACTTAGAAGAAGCGAAAGCCAACCTGGTCGCTACCAATGACCAACTGATCGTTATTGCGAGCGAAATTGAGCAAGCCAAAGCCTCAGTAACAGAAGCGCAAGCACAACAAGATCAAGCACAACTCAACCTAGATTACACCAAAGTCTACGCTCCTACTGATGGCGTCATTGGTAAGCGCAGTGTGCGTGAAGGTTTATTGATTCAAGCTGGTGCTCCGCTTATGAGTTTAGTGCCTAACAACCAAGTATGGATTGAGGCAAACTTCAAAGAGACACAGCTAAGTGGCATTCACAAAGGTCAAACCGTTGAAGTTGAACTAGACGCTTTTCCAGGTCAGCCACTTGAAGGCGTGGTAGACAGTTTCTCCCCTGCTACTGGCGCTAAGTTCGCGCTGCTGCCACCTGAGAATGCGACAGGTAACTTCACCAAAATCGTTCAACGTGTGCCTGTGAAAATCACCATTCCAGATCAGCAAGAGTTGAAAGGTCGATTGCTTCCGGGTTTGTCTGTGGTTGCGACCATCGATAAACGAGGCTAGACCATGAGTAGCGCTGGTGTTGTCACCTCAACTCATGATGAGGACAAAGTATCAACTCGCCATTGGATCGCCCTATTCGGCGGTTTGATTGGTGCGTTTATGGCGATCTTGGATATCCAGATCACCAACTCCTCTCTTAAAGATATTCAAGGTGCCTTGTCTGCAACTTTGGATGAAAGTTCATGGATCTCCACGTCATATCTAGTCGCAGAAATGATCGCCATTCCACTCAGTGGTTGGCTTTCAAAAGCGCTCGGTAAGCGTCGTTATCTCACGTGGACCACGGCAATCTTTACCATTTCATCTCTGCTGTGTTCTTTCTCGTGGAACATGACGTCGATGATCGTGTTCCGTGCGATGCAAGGTTTTAGTGGTGGTGCATTAATCCCACTCGCTTTCTCCTTGGTCATTCAACTATTGCCTATCAACAAACGCGCAGTCGGCATGGCGCTGTTTGGTGTTACCGCGACGTTTGCTCCGTCTATTGGCCCAACGTTTGGTGGTTGGTTGACCGAGAACTTCTCGTGGCACTATATTTTTTACATCAATATTCCGCCCGCTCTGCTCGTGATCACCATGATCCGCTATGGCTTAGACGATGAAAAACTCGACCTTGGTACGCTAAAAAAAGCCGACTGGTTCGGTATTGCGACCATGGCACTAGGTTTAGGTTGTTTGGAAGTCGTGTTAGAAGAAGG
This window harbors:
- a CDS encoding LysR family transcriptional regulator is translated as MDLNAVTVFTQVVDCGSFTHAAEALNMTKSTVSRKLAELEQHLGVRLITRSTRSLVLTPEGERFYQSSMQMHEIMNQAELEVSANQDLIRGPLNVVLPVELGHQVLAKYIHSFLLEYPNVTMNLELTNREVDIIGEGIDLYAQIGELADSSLVSRFLTTSGRVLVASPKYLEQFGEIKTPKDLKSPFRMIEVSNKAARLPKWKLQLDDGESEYIELPSQLKVNTITACLTACVDGLGLAVLPEFICREHFKSGRLVHLLPEYDMPQVSVSLVYADRQLMPKRKKVFIDYLLTAFLSEKNK
- a CDS encoding HlyD family secretion protein — translated: MTENNNASQSVSTKKRKKAPLIATAIMLSLGLAGAGYWYGYGQYFESTDNAYLQGDITNISPKVSGYIVKSYVSDNQSVKEGDLLVQIDDRDYQAALAQANAHLSVVQSDVKNLIAQQTLQRSKINQAESGVDSAEAEYERAIQQVQRSRSLLKRNYASQDEVDSMVAQQKVTLADLEEAKANLVATNDQLIVIASEIEQAKASVTEAQAQQDQAQLNLDYTKVYAPTDGVIGKRSVREGLLIQAGAPLMSLVPNNQVWIEANFKETQLSGIHKGQTVEVELDAFPGQPLEGVVDSFSPATGAKFALLPPENATGNFTKIVQRVPVKITIPDQQELKGRLLPGLSVVATIDKRG